Part of the bacterium genome is shown below.
CGCCCTCGAGGATGATGTGCGGAATGTTCGCGAGCGTCTCGACGTTGTTGATGACGGTGGGCTTACGGAAGAGGCCCGACTCGACCGGGAACGGCGGCTTGTTGCGCGGCTCGCCGCGGTACCCCTCGATCGAGTTGATGAGAGCGGTCTCCTCGCCGCAGATGTACGCGCCGGCGCCCTTGCGGAGCTCGATGTCGAAGCGGAAGCCGCTACCGGCAATGTCGTCGCCGAGCCATCCGTGTTCCCGGGCGCGCTCGATCGCGTTGGCGATGCGCTCGGCCGCGAGCGGGTACTCGCCGCGGATGTAGATGTAGCCGCGTTCGGCGCCGACAGCGAAGCCCGCGATCGTCAACGCCTCGACGATCGCGAACGGATCGCCCTCGAGCAGGACGCGGTCCTTGAACGTGCCGGGCTCGGACTCGTCTGCGTTGCAGATGACGTAACGCGGTTTCGCCGGCTGCCGTGCGACGGCTTCCCATTTCCGGCCGGTGGGGAACGCGGCGCCGCCCCGCCCGAGGAGGCGGGACTCCGTCACCTCCCGGATCACCGCATCGGGCCCCATCGCGATGGCGCGTTCCAGGGCCGTGAAGCCGCCCGTCCGGCGGTAGTCGTCGATGCTGGTCGGATCGACGTTGCCCACGCGGCGCAGCAGCCGGAGCGTCTGCTCTCCCTGCTGCGCCAGGGCGGGCCTGGGCCGGTCGGGCAGCGTACCCGTGGTGACGGCGGCGACGGCGTCGGCCGGTGTCACGCCGCCGACGAGGCGCTCCTCGGGCTTCGCGCCCGCGACCGTGAGCAGCGCCGCGGGCGCCTGGTCGCACAGCCCGAGGCACGGGCTGGTGAGCCACCCGCCTTCCGGCGGGACGACGGCGTCCCCTGTCGGAGCGTGGTGGGCCGCCGGCCCGCACTGGCGCTCGAGGGCGGCGATGACGTCGAGGGCGCCGCGCGTG
Proteins encoded:
- a CDS encoding NADH-quinone oxidoreductase subunit E is translated as MDLRFSDAQPTAAERAAVDAVLGPPQSGWEGGERVPHRDGHIAYGGHAARARRPLLLPALHALQSAMGWISEGGLMYVCRRLSVPPAEAWGVATFYGLLSTTPRPRRVLHVCDDIACRTRGALDVIAALERQCGPAAHHAPTGDAVVPPEGGWLTSPCLGLCDQAPAALLTVAGAKPEERLVGGVTPADAVAAVTTGTLPDRPRPALAQQGEQTLRLLRRVGNVDPTSIDDYRRTGGFTALERAIAMGPDAVIREVTESRLLGRGGAAFPTGRKWEAVARQPAKPRYVICNADESEPGTFKDRVLLEGDPFAIVEALTIAGFAVGAERGYIYIRGEYPLAAERIANAIERAREHGWLGDDIAGSGFRFDIELRKGAGAYICGEETALINSIEGYRGEPRNKPPFPVESGLFRKPTVINNVETLANIPHIILEGAAAFASVGTRESTGTRLFCVSGAVRRPGVYEVPLGTTLGSLIELAGGPSGHSIQAVLLGGAAGSFVRGDELDIVLSFEGARAAGVTLGSGVVMVFDESVDLRDTLLRIARFFRDESCGQCVPCRVGTVRQEEALHRLVGNGGRDAARELALLAEIGAAMKDASICGLGQTAYSAIESAVNRLGLFRETDG